A stretch of Methanococcus voltae PS DNA encodes these proteins:
- a CDS encoding ABC transporter substrate-binding protein, whose translation MSSFKTKMGFLILLTIFLIPSSFASGNYDYRLGDVNCDGKISVSDVVYLFNIRNMDIEDGDVNADNKISVSDVVYLFNYYDKMSEPIAYAKSMDLVYYDADGLEVNPYNGESFEYKIFTDGAGVKYLLKNQSQNVPTWANVKYDTIITTPVDNVVSTSTVHVAYLVCNDENGDVMNTLKGVSTTTGVKPWHFDYINQHLTGIEGSDNKIVHLGHPDSLDYEKLTTLNPDFVMNSLDGNRGSTIDSNCRDKDITCIAFPSWTEQTFLGRCEWAKAMAAFYNKEKFVSSYFSKVEKKSLNAKRAASGTNAPTVSWGYITSKGYASIPAAQSYYARGITQNCKADYLFTQYTGTGFAKLTKEEFLETTKNADLWVVSSATKYLSKFKERHVGYEQLNPVINGRVFCYSSDFYQTGVVNTDEILMDMGTIMYPDDFKGRSTRYLLAYDPETNTGTPYTA comes from the coding sequence TTGAGTAGTTTTAAGACTAAAATGGGTTTTTTAATCCTTTTAACAATTTTTTTAATTCCATCAAGCTTTGCGAGTGGAAATTATGACTATAGATTGGGTGACGTTAATTGTGACGGAAAGATTTCCGTTTCCGATGTTGTATATTTGTTTAATATTAGAAATATGGATATTGAAGACGGTGACGTCAACGCAGACAATAAAATTTCCGTTTCCGATGTTGTATATCTATTTAATTACTACGACAAGATGTCAGAACCTATTGCATACGCTAAGAGCATGGATTTAGTATATTATGACGCTGATGGTTTAGAGGTAAATCCTTACAACGGTGAAAGTTTTGAATATAAAATATTCACTGATGGAGCGGGTGTAAAATACTTATTGAAAAATCAAAGTCAGAACGTACCTACTTGGGCAAACGTAAAGTACGATACAATAATTACTACCCCCGTAGACAATGTTGTATCAACATCTACCGTACACGTAGCTTATTTGGTATGTAATGATGAAAATGGAGACGTAATGAATACACTTAAGGGTGTATCTACCACTACCGGTGTAAAACCATGGCATTTTGATTATATCAATCAACATTTGACTGGTATAGAAGGTAGTGATAATAAAATAGTACACTTAGGACATCCTGATAGCTTAGATTATGAAAAATTAACGACATTAAACCCTGATTTCGTTATGAATTCTTTGGATGGAAATAGGGGTAGTACTATCGATAGTAATTGTAGAGATAAAGATATTACGTGTATTGCATTCCCATCATGGACAGAACAAACTTTCTTAGGTAGATGCGAATGGGCAAAAGCAATGGCTGCATTCTACAACAAAGAAAAATTCGTAAGTAGCTATTTCTCAAAAGTGGAGAAAAAATCATTAAATGCTAAAAGGGCAGCATCCGGTACTAATGCTCCTACAGTTTCTTGGGGTTATATAACTAGTAAGGGATACGCATCCATCCCTGCTGCACAATCCTATTATGCTAGGGGTATTACCCAAAATTGTAAGGCAGATTACTTATTTACTCAATACACTGGAACAGGATTTGCAAAATTGACCAAAGAAGAATTCCTCGAGACCACTAAAAACGCAGACCTTTGGGTTGTATCATCTGCTACAAAATACTTGTCGAAATTCAAAGAAAGACACGTAGGTTATGAGCAATTAAACCCTGTAATTAATGGACGAGTATTCTGTTATTCCTCAGATTTCTATCAAACAGGAGTTGTGAACACAGATGAAATTTTAATGGATATGGGAACTATAATGTACCCAGATGACTTTAAAGGACGTTCAACCAGATATTTATTGGCTTACGACCCAGAAACTAATACTGGAACGCCTTATACCGCATAA